One window of the Shimwellia blattae DSM 4481 = NBRC 105725 genome contains the following:
- a CDS encoding GNAT family acetyltransferase, giving the protein MEIRVFRQADFDEVITLWERCELLRPWNDPEMDIERKMQCGADLFLVAEVGGEVIGTVMGGYDGHRGAAYYLGVHPDYRGRGIANALLNRLEKKLIARGCPKLNIMVREENDLVIGLYEKIGYDHQDSIMLGKRLIEDDEY; this is encoded by the coding sequence ATGGAGATACGCGTTTTTCGCCAGGCAGACTTCGATGAGGTGATCACCTTATGGGAGCGGTGCGAGCTGCTGCGCCCGTGGAACGATCCGGAAATGGATATCGAGCGCAAAATGCAGTGTGGGGCGGATCTTTTCCTGGTGGCAGAAGTGGGTGGCGAAGTTATCGGCACTGTGATGGGCGGCTATGACGGGCATCGCGGCGCGGCCTACTATCTGGGGGTGCACCCGGATTATCGCGGGCGCGGTATTGCGAATGCGCTCCTCAACCGGCTGGAGAAAAAACTGATCGCCCGGGGCTGCCCCAAACTGAACATTATGGTGCGTGAAGAGAACGATCTGGTTATTGGCCTGTATGAGAAGATTGGCTACGACCACCAGGACAGCATTATGCTTGGCAAACGCCTGATTGAAGACGACGAATACTGA